One genomic segment of Verrucomicrobiota bacterium includes these proteins:
- a CDS encoding CbrC family protein has product MTTSAEPGTLFPLFEAPLDEAARFNPEGHCSICLYLPKPTLRLGAGAGVVVRCRACGTTHALDADVQEHTPCRACGHTVKFPRLEELWDFIGPTRKQTVVTCFDCLRRGRTAITKLTEYGVVTWESAIEGLIDWVPEGTQCPMRVVRLGGGQVARLGALVPGRALFDLVCTPMYRSWTTPVWLFCCGTPMAYIGAWSKHHFERLAPGDGEALFANALNDTRPGIAGALWHYGFGYDPRVYVFRCRQCGRLRANWDRNPSYSRPPRNV; this is encoded by the coding sequence ATGACGACGTCTGCCGAGCCGGGGACGCTCTTCCCATTGTTCGAGGCGCCTCTGGACGAGGCGGCGCGGTTCAATCCCGAAGGGCACTGCTCGATCTGCCTGTACCTGCCGAAACCGACACTCAGACTCGGCGCCGGCGCGGGCGTCGTCGTGCGTTGCCGCGCGTGCGGCACGACGCATGCGCTCGACGCCGACGTGCAGGAGCACACGCCGTGCCGCGCCTGCGGCCACACGGTGAAGTTCCCGCGCCTCGAAGAGCTGTGGGACTTCATCGGCCCGACAAGGAAGCAGACGGTCGTCACCTGCTTCGACTGCCTGCGCCGGGGCCGCACGGCGATCACCAAGCTGACCGAGTACGGCGTCGTCACGTGGGAAAGCGCCATCGAGGGGTTGATCGACTGGGTGCCCGAGGGCACACAATGCCCGATGCGCGTCGTGCGTCTGGGCGGCGGGCAGGTCGCACGGCTTGGGGCACTCGTGCCGGGCCGCGCGCTGTTCGACCTGGTCTGCACCCCCATGTACCGCAGTTGGACCACGCCCGTGTGGCTCTTCTGCTGCGGCACGCCGATGGCCTACATCGGGGCATGGTCCAAGCATCACTTCGAGCGCCTCGCGCCCGGAGACGGCGAGGCTCTGTTCGCCAACGCCCTCAACGACACCCGGCCCGGCATCGCTGGCGCGCTGTGGCACTACGGCTTCGGCTACGACCCCCGCGTCTACGTCTTCCGCTGCCGCCAGTGCGGCCGCCTCCGCGCCAACTGGGACCGCAACCCCTCCTACAGCCGCCCACCACGGAACGTTTGA